Proteins encoded in a region of the Paenibacillus sp. E222 genome:
- a CDS encoding DNA/RNA non-specific endonuclease: MQTLEKSTLTYGDIHVHWPYGKIRLDKLELIQQAGAHGRLSFSGWVDEEWEETIIQKAGSHDRVGFIQIDESGRELPLFKGQLHEIKVEATRGIVYVMAVVISHTYELDALQRTKSYQNENLRYLDIVNRVMKGYPEGDYIDFAFDETKTGAFIMQYQETDWSFLKRLASHLGADLVPDVTAHKPRFWIGYPEGRGAFELKAIPFEKSRNIERFLHTEAQGKHAVTEAEYTTYTFDLGQELQLGDEVSSDGRIYNITSRQAMLERSLLQWKYTCALPASHPLPRQLQTMITGAAIEGKIIDVKRNQVKVHLDMDEGQQAGEARWFPYAAEGSQVWYMMPEPGAKVKLYFPSAEEDEAMVMQSVRQEPTEAGHVEKSGKVMQDPGVKSFGNPQGKSFTLGDSELVMNAQEGALYISMAAGNGVTLNSTTHVQIQCMGDLNISGASVSLEGTEGLYIQTMTDHVELVEEVNGKSENVVLEAEIHRSFDMIQSAFDQSLASMGESALKEARLKRNWEAREKGKLDGVIEEGKSLLSMVGDVADLAFTGIVGGDNAQGLYSWVKGEEVGSLTERNATVQGTITGVNNVIDYTGDLVTGQKSGKEIWQDVSGAGEAYAKPFMDLKGEDNRTMLTLKEQESYDAGRNDVNAAVRVVDTVTAVAGGASLVKNGVKVLKGGSKKSGHADGDGAKGGVPHGHGDGPDGASGGAMKDGKLKTNAALMPSSLAELGERINQAMGKMTAGAAASVPWRVQRVRLSNGQTVPVIVKNDSHMFSDAGGNRGKGSGSGNSKGSPNTSHVDSRESSAPSKGTVSKESSKTSPNVPPVKPKEAPKPKEALSSKDGTKVRDGNTEGTGKISEVGSQADDILRDGSHIVDGELKPNVTYKTGEYEYIYKTDSKGRLEKFTADDLKLTERDSRLPHDPDTPGKEPGDHAGHLAGDRFGGSPEIDNLVSQLSNVNLSQYKKIENQWANAIKEGKKVKVNVEVKYDGDSIRPSKFNVQYEIDGEAFSKSILN, from the coding sequence GTGCAGACCTTGGAAAAATCAACGCTAACCTATGGGGATATCCATGTCCATTGGCCGTATGGCAAGATACGCCTGGATAAGCTGGAATTGATCCAGCAAGCAGGAGCACATGGTCGGTTATCCTTCAGTGGATGGGTAGATGAAGAATGGGAAGAAACCATTATCCAGAAAGCTGGGAGTCACGATCGAGTCGGATTCATCCAGATAGATGAATCCGGAAGGGAGTTACCCCTGTTCAAGGGACAACTCCATGAGATCAAAGTCGAAGCAACCAGAGGGATCGTATATGTGATGGCTGTAGTCATCTCACATACCTATGAACTGGATGCCTTACAGAGAACGAAATCCTATCAGAACGAGAATCTACGTTATCTGGACATTGTTAATCGTGTTATGAAGGGGTATCCTGAAGGAGACTATATTGATTTTGCCTTTGATGAGACGAAGACGGGCGCTTTTATCATGCAGTACCAGGAGACTGATTGGAGCTTTCTGAAACGGCTCGCTTCTCATCTGGGAGCAGATCTGGTGCCGGATGTGACTGCACACAAGCCCAGGTTCTGGATTGGTTATCCCGAAGGCAGAGGGGCATTTGAGCTGAAAGCCATCCCTTTCGAGAAGAGTCGTAATATTGAGCGTTTTTTACATACCGAAGCCCAGGGAAAACATGCGGTAACGGAGGCGGAGTATACAACGTATACCTTCGATCTGGGGCAGGAGCTTCAATTGGGGGATGAAGTATCCTCTGATGGCCGTATCTACAACATAACCTCTCGCCAGGCGATGCTGGAACGGAGCTTGCTACAGTGGAAGTATACATGTGCATTGCCAGCATCGCATCCACTGCCCAGACAGCTTCAAACGATGATCACGGGTGCGGCTATCGAAGGAAAAATCATTGATGTGAAACGTAACCAGGTGAAGGTTCATCTGGATATGGATGAGGGTCAGCAGGCTGGGGAGGCACGCTGGTTCCCGTATGCCGCGGAAGGCAGTCAAGTATGGTACATGATGCCCGAACCCGGCGCGAAGGTGAAACTGTATTTCCCAAGTGCGGAAGAAGACGAAGCCATGGTGATGCAGTCGGTTCGTCAGGAACCAACGGAAGCGGGACATGTGGAGAAGAGCGGTAAAGTGATGCAAGACCCGGGTGTAAAGTCTTTCGGTAACCCGCAGGGGAAATCGTTCACCCTTGGCGACAGTGAACTTGTCATGAACGCTCAAGAGGGCGCCTTGTATATCTCGATGGCTGCGGGTAACGGGGTTACATTGAACAGCACAACCCACGTGCAGATCCAATGCATGGGTGACCTGAACATCAGCGGAGCCAGCGTCAGTCTGGAGGGTACAGAAGGTCTGTACATTCAGACGATGACAGATCATGTGGAGCTTGTGGAAGAGGTCAACGGCAAGAGTGAGAATGTAGTCCTGGAAGCCGAGATCCATCGTTCCTTTGACATGATTCAGTCTGCGTTCGACCAGAGTCTGGCCAGTATGGGAGAGAGCGCGCTGAAGGAAGCGCGGCTGAAACGGAACTGGGAAGCACGTGAAAAGGGCAAATTGGACGGTGTGATCGAAGAGGGAAAAAGCCTGCTCAGTATGGTCGGTGATGTGGCTGACCTTGCATTTACAGGGATCGTCGGGGGTGACAATGCCCAGGGATTATACAGCTGGGTCAAGGGAGAAGAAGTAGGGTCATTAACGGAGCGGAATGCCACGGTACAAGGAACGATTACGGGCGTAAATAACGTCATTGATTATACGGGAGACTTGGTCACGGGCCAGAAATCAGGGAAAGAGATCTGGCAGGATGTATCCGGTGCGGGAGAAGCGTATGCCAAGCCATTCATGGACCTGAAAGGCGAAGACAACCGCACGATGCTGACCCTGAAGGAACAAGAGAGTTACGACGCTGGTCGGAACGATGTCAACGCTGCGGTACGGGTTGTTGATACGGTAACGGCTGTAGCTGGCGGAGCATCCTTGGTCAAAAATGGCGTCAAGGTGCTCAAGGGTGGTAGTAAGAAGTCTGGTCATGCAGATGGAGATGGAGCCAAGGGCGGCGTTCCACATGGTCATGGAGATGGGCCAGATGGAGCCTCAGGCGGTGCTATGAAGGATGGCAAGCTCAAGACCAATGCGGCATTAATGCCTTCATCTCTCGCGGAACTGGGAGAACGAATCAACCAGGCTATGGGTAAAATGACCGCAGGCGCAGCAGCCAGTGTTCCATGGCGAGTTCAGCGGGTGAGGCTGAGCAACGGCCAGACCGTGCCGGTGATTGTGAAGAATGACAGTCACATGTTCTCGGATGCAGGTGGAAATCGTGGGAAAGGCAGTGGTTCTGGAAATTCGAAGGGATCGCCGAACACTTCTCATGTGGATTCGAGAGAGAGTAGTGCGCCATCGAAAGGAACCGTTTCTAAAGAATCGTCTAAGACGTCTCCAAACGTTCCGCCAGTTAAGCCGAAGGAAGCTCCTAAACCTAAAGAAGCCCTATCATCGAAAGATGGAACTAAGGTTAGGGATGGGAATACTGAGGGGACGGGGAAAATTAGTGAGGTTGGTAGCCAGGCTGATGATATTTTACGAGATGGAAGCCATATAGTAGATGGGGAGCTAAAGCCAAATGTAACATATAAAACAGGTGAATATGAATATATCTACAAAACTGATAGTAAGGGAAGGCTTGAAAAATTTACTGCTGACGATTTAAAATTAACTGAGAGGGATAGCAGATTACCTCATGATCCAGATACTCCAGGCAAAGAGCCAGGCGACCATGCAGGGCATTTGGCAGGGGATAGATTTGGTGGTTCACCAGAAATTGACAACCTTGTTTCACAACTAAGCAATGTGAATTTAAGCCAATATAAGAAAATTGAGAATCAATGGGCTAATGCGATTAAAGAAGGGAAAAAAGTAAAAGTAAATGTTGAAGTGAAATATGACGGAGACAGTATACGCCCATCTAAATTTAATGTACAGTATGAAATTGATGGAGAAGCTTTCTCAAAGAGTATATTAAATTAA
- a CDS encoding DUF4280 domain-containing protein — translation MLLPMLFKALMSGGFGGEFTYVVRGAEISCSQGSDPGVLNLPLSHGIYIKEQPVLNVADVIPLANVGRCGFCKMDGALCEPDTFFNKWSQGKEDVLVEGEAALLSRSELICRKGGIIKIEVDGQL, via the coding sequence ATGCTGCTACCCATGCTGTTCAAAGCTTTGATGTCAGGAGGGTTCGGTGGTGAATTTACCTATGTGGTCAGAGGTGCCGAGATTTCCTGCAGTCAGGGATCAGATCCGGGTGTGCTGAACCTGCCTCTTTCCCACGGCATCTATATCAAGGAACAGCCTGTATTAAACGTTGCGGACGTGATTCCACTGGCTAACGTTGGACGATGCGGGTTTTGCAAAATGGACGGAGCATTGTGTGAACCAGATACGTTCTTTAACAAATGGAGCCAGGGCAAGGAGGATGTGCTGGTGGAAGGTGAGGCTGCTCTACTCAGTCGATCTGAACTGATATGCCGAAAAGGCGGGATTATCAAGATTGAGGTCGATGGTCAGTTGTAA
- a CDS encoding imm11 family protein, with protein MVPRFYELTEDHRILNPFRPPILQTSFDELPISSVMMIERRLNEEPTDWISRPSYFVSDRMKRLMELVDEAMLFKSVTFIDQGSGEQLSYWASHIPAVLASSDHSLFYPNGSIQQLVLQGEAVKDQRIFTLEGVRGSGVIVRLDVAESMLRRGLSGFVLRKVDLE; from the coding sequence ATGGTCCCACGATTTTATGAACTGACCGAAGATCATCGGATATTGAATCCGTTCAGGCCTCCCATATTACAAACCAGTTTTGATGAGTTGCCCATTTCATCTGTCATGATGATTGAACGCAGACTGAATGAAGAGCCGACCGATTGGATAAGTAGGCCTTCATATTTTGTTAGTGATCGCATGAAGCGGCTGATGGAATTGGTCGATGAAGCAATGTTGTTCAAATCCGTCACCTTCATTGATCAGGGGAGTGGGGAACAGTTGAGCTACTGGGCGAGTCATATCCCTGCTGTGCTGGCTTCGTCTGACCATAGCCTGTTTTATCCGAATGGTTCAATACAGCAGCTTGTATTGCAGGGTGAGGCGGTTAAAGATCAACGCATATTTACATTGGAGGGTGTAAGAGGGAGTGGTGTAATCGTGCGTCTTGATGTAGCAGAGAGCATGCTTCGCAGAGGGTTAAGTGGCTTTGTTTTACGAAAGGTGGACCTGGAATGA
- a CDS encoding pentapeptide repeat-containing protein: protein MEAYSDQWYWDEVECMHTYDATWAFQPLSSLQQLLHIEMRRYGGVLNASDVERMMLQSAGRFNAYVIALARLAVPHVVNLKEMEHIDRADQFQIRVGEYKDWSEPVYIRDFGYRDMQNIRKKLSVAEGLECAYGDYTSLSLAEGLYDHVDIRYSDFSLADLNKSNLRGAVMIGTKWEQSDLSGADLRGALLMDAVFRECSLRGANLSDVSDGASMEFEESVLGLQGICFAGANLEGADLRGAQLFHADFQGARLSQAQIWIHDRERYTHVLNEEQIESIRWVVSHEEEEEELWSHDFMN, encoded by the coding sequence ATGGAAGCCTACTCCGATCAATGGTATTGGGATGAGGTGGAGTGTATGCACACATATGATGCGACGTGGGCATTCCAGCCGTTGTCTTCGTTACAACAGCTGCTTCATATCGAAATGAGACGTTATGGAGGTGTACTGAATGCTTCTGATGTTGAACGGATGATGTTGCAGTCCGCGGGGAGATTCAACGCCTACGTCATTGCGCTTGCACGTCTGGCCGTTCCTCATGTTGTGAATTTGAAAGAGATGGAACACATCGACCGTGCAGATCAGTTTCAGATCAGGGTAGGTGAATATAAGGACTGGAGTGAACCCGTGTATATCAGGGACTTTGGGTATAGGGACATGCAGAATATCCGCAAGAAATTATCAGTAGCGGAAGGGCTGGAATGTGCTTATGGAGACTATACGTCACTATCCTTGGCAGAAGGATTATATGACCACGTTGATATCAGGTATTCCGATTTCAGTCTTGCCGATCTGAACAAGAGTAACTTAAGAGGTGCTGTGATGATTGGGACCAAATGGGAACAGAGTGATCTGAGTGGAGCTGACCTCAGAGGGGCGCTACTTATGGATGCTGTGTTCCGGGAATGCAGTCTGCGTGGAGCCAACCTGTCTGATGTCAGTGACGGAGCGAGTATGGAATTCGAGGAAAGTGTTCTTGGTCTTCAGGGAATCTGTTTTGCCGGGGCCAATCTGGAAGGCGCCGACCTTCGGGGAGCACAGTTATTCCATGCTGATTTCCAGGGGGCTAGGCTGAGTCAGGCACAGATATGGATTCATGACCGTGAGAGGTATACACATGTTTTGAATGAAGAGCAGATTGAATCGATACGCTGGGTTGTATCCCATGAGGAAGAGGAGGAGGAGCTATGGTCCCACGATTTTATGAACTGA